One Salminus brasiliensis chromosome 5, fSalBra1.hap2, whole genome shotgun sequence DNA segment encodes these proteins:
- the pou2f2b gene encoding POU domain, class 2, transcription factor 2 isoform X2, which produces MTKTAPIAAMDYSHLWLPDIRMSKPVEVENPAADSPMENTGDSERNGSDSNNQGKAEDCAEMSPASVQTTPTQTTLPHTQLMLTGSQLAGLTALLPAQQQLLLQQAQLLAAAVQQTHAAHAASQQQTQHAANQQQGQQAAPAQLQGPGNSKGAQDQTAAPVPPPPHQLTLSQPIQLTAQDIQQLLQLQQLVLVPGHPLPSPAQFLLPQAQQGQQGLLSTPNLIPLPQQNQGGLLAAPPSLGLQAQREKVMESSGSTVTPVTSHPEEPSDLEELEQFARTFKQRRIKLGFTQGDVGLAMGKLYGNDFSQTTISRFEALNLSFKNMCKLKPLLEKWLTDAETMSMDSTLPSPSSLSSPSLGFEGLPARRRKKRTSIETSVRVALERSFCTNQKPTSEEILLIAEQLNMEKEVIRVWFCNRRQKEKRINPSSATPPLPSQPQPASHKPPCYSPHMMPGQGPSQAVTSLSTAATTMSSVCPLTPTGPSSSSTPSPVAPSPRSDTSPIPASHSTISLNTSSWRHKNGDVSNYITDFAANLRNAVIGVNTGMNQTLRGNNPIATIQALAASGGQPPISSLESGGKVLIGACGGQRSGLPSSLFLNHPSLLPMATGLGLGNPAAPKSGKAVFLGGMSPSPCSSPASSCSSSELVHSPHLMGGAKIE; this is translated from the exons atgaccaagacGGCTCCCATAGCAGCTATGGATTACTCACACTTGTGGTTGCCAG ATATCAGAATGTCAAAACCAGTAGAAGTTGAGAATCCAGCAGCAGACTCTCCAATGGAGAATACAGGAG aTTCAGAAAGGAACGGCTCAGACTCCAATAATCAG GGTAAGGCGGAGGATTGTGCAGAGATGTCCCCAGCTTCTGTCCAGACCACACCCACTCAGAccaccctcccacacacacagctgatgcTGACTGGAAGCCAGCTGGCGGGG CTGACCGCTCTCCTGCCCGCCCAGcagcagctcctcctccagcagGCGCAGCTCCTGGCCGCCGCCGTGCAGCAGACGCACGCAGCTCACGCAGCCAGTCAGCAGCAAACGCAGCACgcagccaatcagcagcagGGTCAGCAAGCCGCTCCGGCCCAGCTGCAGGGCCCAGGAAACTCAAAGGGCGCCCAGGACCAAACTGCTGCCCCTGTCCCGCCCCCTCCTCACCAGCTTACCCTCTCGCAACCTATCCAGCTGACTGCCCAG gacATCCAGCAGTTGTTGCAGCTGCAGCAGTTGGTCCTCGTTCCGGGGCATCCTTTGCCCTCGCCCGCGCAGTTCCTTTTGCCCCAGGCACAGCAAGGGCAGCAAG GGCTGCTATCTACACCAAATCTGATTCCACTACCTCAGCAAAACCAGGGGGGCCTCCTAGCGGCTCCCCCTTCACTCGGACTTCAAGCACAG AGAGAAAAGGTCATGGAGAGCAGTGGCAGCACAGTGACCCCCGTGACCTCTCACCCCGAGGAGCCGAGCGACCTGGAGGAGCTAGAACAGTTCGCCCGCACCTTCAAGCAGAGGAGGATCAAACTGGGCTTCACGCAG GGTGACGTGGGGCTGGCAATGGGAAAGCTGTATGGGAACGATTTCAGTCAGACCACCATCTCTCGCTTTGAGGCCCTGAACCTCAGCTTTAAGAACATGTGCAAGCTCAAGCCTCTTCTGGAGAAGTGGCTCACTGATGCtg AGACCATGTCGATGGACAGCACTTTACCCAGCCCcagctccctctcctctccGTCTCTGGGCTTCGAGGGCCTGCCAGCCCGCCGCCGCAAGAAACGCACCAGCATCGAAACCAGCGTGCGAGTGGCTCTGGAGCGCAGCTTCTGCACG AACCAGAAGCCTACCTCAGAGGAGATCCTGCTGATCGCTGAGCAGCTCAACATGGAGAAGGAGGTGATCCGCGTCTGGTTCTGCAACCGCCGGCAGAAAGAAAAACGTATTAACCCCTCCAGCGCCACCCCTCCCCTGCCCAGCCAACCCCAGCCCGCCTCGCACAAACCCCCCTGCTACAGCCCACACATG ATGCCGGGTCAGGGACCATCTCAAGCTGTAACCAGTCTCAGCACAGCAG CAACGACCATGTCCTCCGTTTGTCCCCTGACTCCTACTGGGccctcctccagctccacccCCTCTCCTGTAGCTCCGTCTCCTCGCAGTGACACCAGCCCCATCCCTGCCAGCCACAGCACGATAAGTCTGAACACGAG TTCGTGGCGTCACAAGAACGGTGACGTGTCAAACTACATCACTGATTTTGCAGCAAATCTGAG GAATGCGGTGATTGGAGTTAACACAGGAATGAACCAAACTCTCCGTGGCAACAATCCAATCGCCACGATCCAAG CTCTGGCAGCCAGTGGTGGCCAACCTCCCATTTCCAGTCTTGAAAGCGGTGGCAAGGTGCTGATCGGTGCTTGCGGAGGTCAGCGGTCAGGACTCCCATCTTCCCTCTTCCTTAACCACCCCTCGCTGTTGCCCATGGCGACAGGCCTGGGACTGGGCAACCCAGCCGCCCCCAAGTCCGGCAAGGCTGTGTTTTTGGGCGGCATGAGCCCCTCCCCCTGCTCCAGCCCCGCCTCCTCCTGCTCTTCCAGCGAATTGGTACACAGCCCGCATTTGATGGGCGGGGCCAAGATCGAGTGA
- the pou2f2b gene encoding POU domain, class 2, transcription factor 2 isoform X1 has translation MFVPLPVPFVLPSSDPRAWRLKSPLALRTHADIRMSKPVEVENPAADSPMENTGDSERNGSDSNNQGKAEDCAEMSPASVQTTPTQTTLPHTQLMLTGSQLAGLTALLPAQQQLLLQQAQLLAAAVQQTHAAHAASQQQTQHAANQQQGQQAAPAQLQGPGNSKGAQDQTAAPVPPPPHQLTLSQPIQLTAQDIQQLLQLQQLVLVPGHPLPSPAQFLLPQAQQGQQGLLSTPNLIPLPQQNQGGLLAAPPSLGLQAQREKVMESSGSTVTPVTSHPEEPSDLEELEQFARTFKQRRIKLGFTQGDVGLAMGKLYGNDFSQTTISRFEALNLSFKNMCKLKPLLEKWLTDAETMSMDSTLPSPSSLSSPSLGFEGLPARRRKKRTSIETSVRVALERSFCTNQKPTSEEILLIAEQLNMEKEVIRVWFCNRRQKEKRINPSSATPPLPSQPQPASHKPPCYSPHMMPGQGPSQAVTSLSTAATTMSSVCPLTPTGPSSSSTPSPVAPSPRSDTSPIPASHSTISLNTSSWRHKNGDVSNYITDFAANLRNAVIGVNTGMNQTLRGNNPIATIQALAASGGQPPISSLESGGKVLIGACGGQRSGLPSSLFLNHPSLLPMATGLGLGNPAAPKSGKAVFLGGMSPSPCSSPASSCSSSELVHSPHLMGGAKIE, from the exons ATATCAGAATGTCAAAACCAGTAGAAGTTGAGAATCCAGCAGCAGACTCTCCAATGGAGAATACAGGAG aTTCAGAAAGGAACGGCTCAGACTCCAATAATCAG GGTAAGGCGGAGGATTGTGCAGAGATGTCCCCAGCTTCTGTCCAGACCACACCCACTCAGAccaccctcccacacacacagctgatgcTGACTGGAAGCCAGCTGGCGGGG CTGACCGCTCTCCTGCCCGCCCAGcagcagctcctcctccagcagGCGCAGCTCCTGGCCGCCGCCGTGCAGCAGACGCACGCAGCTCACGCAGCCAGTCAGCAGCAAACGCAGCACgcagccaatcagcagcagGGTCAGCAAGCCGCTCCGGCCCAGCTGCAGGGCCCAGGAAACTCAAAGGGCGCCCAGGACCAAACTGCTGCCCCTGTCCCGCCCCCTCCTCACCAGCTTACCCTCTCGCAACCTATCCAGCTGACTGCCCAG gacATCCAGCAGTTGTTGCAGCTGCAGCAGTTGGTCCTCGTTCCGGGGCATCCTTTGCCCTCGCCCGCGCAGTTCCTTTTGCCCCAGGCACAGCAAGGGCAGCAAG GGCTGCTATCTACACCAAATCTGATTCCACTACCTCAGCAAAACCAGGGGGGCCTCCTAGCGGCTCCCCCTTCACTCGGACTTCAAGCACAG AGAGAAAAGGTCATGGAGAGCAGTGGCAGCACAGTGACCCCCGTGACCTCTCACCCCGAGGAGCCGAGCGACCTGGAGGAGCTAGAACAGTTCGCCCGCACCTTCAAGCAGAGGAGGATCAAACTGGGCTTCACGCAG GGTGACGTGGGGCTGGCAATGGGAAAGCTGTATGGGAACGATTTCAGTCAGACCACCATCTCTCGCTTTGAGGCCCTGAACCTCAGCTTTAAGAACATGTGCAAGCTCAAGCCTCTTCTGGAGAAGTGGCTCACTGATGCtg AGACCATGTCGATGGACAGCACTTTACCCAGCCCcagctccctctcctctccGTCTCTGGGCTTCGAGGGCCTGCCAGCCCGCCGCCGCAAGAAACGCACCAGCATCGAAACCAGCGTGCGAGTGGCTCTGGAGCGCAGCTTCTGCACG AACCAGAAGCCTACCTCAGAGGAGATCCTGCTGATCGCTGAGCAGCTCAACATGGAGAAGGAGGTGATCCGCGTCTGGTTCTGCAACCGCCGGCAGAAAGAAAAACGTATTAACCCCTCCAGCGCCACCCCTCCCCTGCCCAGCCAACCCCAGCCCGCCTCGCACAAACCCCCCTGCTACAGCCCACACATG ATGCCGGGTCAGGGACCATCTCAAGCTGTAACCAGTCTCAGCACAGCAG CAACGACCATGTCCTCCGTTTGTCCCCTGACTCCTACTGGGccctcctccagctccacccCCTCTCCTGTAGCTCCGTCTCCTCGCAGTGACACCAGCCCCATCCCTGCCAGCCACAGCACGATAAGTCTGAACACGAG TTCGTGGCGTCACAAGAACGGTGACGTGTCAAACTACATCACTGATTTTGCAGCAAATCTGAG GAATGCGGTGATTGGAGTTAACACAGGAATGAACCAAACTCTCCGTGGCAACAATCCAATCGCCACGATCCAAG CTCTGGCAGCCAGTGGTGGCCAACCTCCCATTTCCAGTCTTGAAAGCGGTGGCAAGGTGCTGATCGGTGCTTGCGGAGGTCAGCGGTCAGGACTCCCATCTTCCCTCTTCCTTAACCACCCCTCGCTGTTGCCCATGGCGACAGGCCTGGGACTGGGCAACCCAGCCGCCCCCAAGTCCGGCAAGGCTGTGTTTTTGGGCGGCATGAGCCCCTCCCCCTGCTCCAGCCCCGCCTCCTCCTGCTCTTCCAGCGAATTGGTACACAGCCCGCATTTGATGGGCGGGGCCAAGATCGAGTGA
- the pou2f2b gene encoding POU domain, class 2, transcription factor 2 isoform X3: MFVPLPVPFVLPSSDPRAWRLKSPLALRTHADIRMSKPVEVENPAADSPMENTGDSERNGSDSNNQGKAEDCAEMSPASVQTTPTQTTLPHTQLMLTGSQLAGDIQQLLQLQQLVLVPGHPLPSPAQFLLPQAQQGQQGLLSTPNLIPLPQQNQGGLLAAPPSLGLQAQREKVMESSGSTVTPVTSHPEEPSDLEELEQFARTFKQRRIKLGFTQGDVGLAMGKLYGNDFSQTTISRFEALNLSFKNMCKLKPLLEKWLTDAETMSMDSTLPSPSSLSSPSLGFEGLPARRRKKRTSIETSVRVALERSFCTNQKPTSEEILLIAEQLNMEKEVIRVWFCNRRQKEKRINPSSATPPLPSQPQPASHKPPCYSPHMMPGQGPSQAVTSLSTAATTMSSVCPLTPTGPSSSSTPSPVAPSPRSDTSPIPASHSTISLNTSSWRHKNGDVSNYITDFAANLRNAVIGVNTGMNQTLRGNNPIATIQALAASGGQPPISSLESGGKVLIGACGGQRSGLPSSLFLNHPSLLPMATGLGLGNPAAPKSGKAVFLGGMSPSPCSSPASSCSSSELVHSPHLMGGAKIE, from the exons ATATCAGAATGTCAAAACCAGTAGAAGTTGAGAATCCAGCAGCAGACTCTCCAATGGAGAATACAGGAG aTTCAGAAAGGAACGGCTCAGACTCCAATAATCAG GGTAAGGCGGAGGATTGTGCAGAGATGTCCCCAGCTTCTGTCCAGACCACACCCACTCAGAccaccctcccacacacacagctgatgcTGACTGGAAGCCAGCTGGCGGGG gacATCCAGCAGTTGTTGCAGCTGCAGCAGTTGGTCCTCGTTCCGGGGCATCCTTTGCCCTCGCCCGCGCAGTTCCTTTTGCCCCAGGCACAGCAAGGGCAGCAAG GGCTGCTATCTACACCAAATCTGATTCCACTACCTCAGCAAAACCAGGGGGGCCTCCTAGCGGCTCCCCCTTCACTCGGACTTCAAGCACAG AGAGAAAAGGTCATGGAGAGCAGTGGCAGCACAGTGACCCCCGTGACCTCTCACCCCGAGGAGCCGAGCGACCTGGAGGAGCTAGAACAGTTCGCCCGCACCTTCAAGCAGAGGAGGATCAAACTGGGCTTCACGCAG GGTGACGTGGGGCTGGCAATGGGAAAGCTGTATGGGAACGATTTCAGTCAGACCACCATCTCTCGCTTTGAGGCCCTGAACCTCAGCTTTAAGAACATGTGCAAGCTCAAGCCTCTTCTGGAGAAGTGGCTCACTGATGCtg AGACCATGTCGATGGACAGCACTTTACCCAGCCCcagctccctctcctctccGTCTCTGGGCTTCGAGGGCCTGCCAGCCCGCCGCCGCAAGAAACGCACCAGCATCGAAACCAGCGTGCGAGTGGCTCTGGAGCGCAGCTTCTGCACG AACCAGAAGCCTACCTCAGAGGAGATCCTGCTGATCGCTGAGCAGCTCAACATGGAGAAGGAGGTGATCCGCGTCTGGTTCTGCAACCGCCGGCAGAAAGAAAAACGTATTAACCCCTCCAGCGCCACCCCTCCCCTGCCCAGCCAACCCCAGCCCGCCTCGCACAAACCCCCCTGCTACAGCCCACACATG ATGCCGGGTCAGGGACCATCTCAAGCTGTAACCAGTCTCAGCACAGCAG CAACGACCATGTCCTCCGTTTGTCCCCTGACTCCTACTGGGccctcctccagctccacccCCTCTCCTGTAGCTCCGTCTCCTCGCAGTGACACCAGCCCCATCCCTGCCAGCCACAGCACGATAAGTCTGAACACGAG TTCGTGGCGTCACAAGAACGGTGACGTGTCAAACTACATCACTGATTTTGCAGCAAATCTGAG GAATGCGGTGATTGGAGTTAACACAGGAATGAACCAAACTCTCCGTGGCAACAATCCAATCGCCACGATCCAAG CTCTGGCAGCCAGTGGTGGCCAACCTCCCATTTCCAGTCTTGAAAGCGGTGGCAAGGTGCTGATCGGTGCTTGCGGAGGTCAGCGGTCAGGACTCCCATCTTCCCTCTTCCTTAACCACCCCTCGCTGTTGCCCATGGCGACAGGCCTGGGACTGGGCAACCCAGCCGCCCCCAAGTCCGGCAAGGCTGTGTTTTTGGGCGGCATGAGCCCCTCCCCCTGCTCCAGCCCCGCCTCCTCCTGCTCTTCCAGCGAATTGGTACACAGCCCGCATTTGATGGGCGGGGCCAAGATCGAGTGA
- the pou2f2b gene encoding POU domain, class 2, transcription factor 2 isoform X4: MFVPLPVPFVLPSSDPRAWRLKSPLALRTHADIRMSKPVEVENPAADSPMENTGDSERNGSDSNNQGKAEDCAEMSPASVQTTPTQTTLPHTQLMLTGSQLAGLTALLPAQQQLLLQQAQLLAAAVQQTHAAHAASQQQTQHAANQQQGQQAAPAQLQGPGNSKGAQDQTAAPVPPPPHQLTLSQPIQLTAQDIQQLLQLQQLVLVPGHPLPSPAQFLLPQAQQGQQGLLSTPNLIPLPQQNQGGLLAAPPSLGLQAQREKVMESSGSTVTPVTSHPEEPSDLEELEQFARTFKQRRIKLGFTQGDVGLAMGKLYGNDFSQTTISRFEALNLSFKNMCKLKPLLEKWLTDAETMSMDSTLPSPSSLSSPSLGFEGLPARRRKKRTSIETSVRVALERSFCTNQKPTSEEILLIAEQLNMEKEVIRVWFCNRRQKEKRINPSSATPPLPSQPQPASHKPPCYSPHMMPGQGPSQAVTSLSTAATTMSSVCPLTPTGPSSSSTPSPVAPSPRSDTSPIPASHSTISLNTSSWRHKNGDVSNYITDFAANLSSGSQWWPTSHFQS; encoded by the exons ATATCAGAATGTCAAAACCAGTAGAAGTTGAGAATCCAGCAGCAGACTCTCCAATGGAGAATACAGGAG aTTCAGAAAGGAACGGCTCAGACTCCAATAATCAG GGTAAGGCGGAGGATTGTGCAGAGATGTCCCCAGCTTCTGTCCAGACCACACCCACTCAGAccaccctcccacacacacagctgatgcTGACTGGAAGCCAGCTGGCGGGG CTGACCGCTCTCCTGCCCGCCCAGcagcagctcctcctccagcagGCGCAGCTCCTGGCCGCCGCCGTGCAGCAGACGCACGCAGCTCACGCAGCCAGTCAGCAGCAAACGCAGCACgcagccaatcagcagcagGGTCAGCAAGCCGCTCCGGCCCAGCTGCAGGGCCCAGGAAACTCAAAGGGCGCCCAGGACCAAACTGCTGCCCCTGTCCCGCCCCCTCCTCACCAGCTTACCCTCTCGCAACCTATCCAGCTGACTGCCCAG gacATCCAGCAGTTGTTGCAGCTGCAGCAGTTGGTCCTCGTTCCGGGGCATCCTTTGCCCTCGCCCGCGCAGTTCCTTTTGCCCCAGGCACAGCAAGGGCAGCAAG GGCTGCTATCTACACCAAATCTGATTCCACTACCTCAGCAAAACCAGGGGGGCCTCCTAGCGGCTCCCCCTTCACTCGGACTTCAAGCACAG AGAGAAAAGGTCATGGAGAGCAGTGGCAGCACAGTGACCCCCGTGACCTCTCACCCCGAGGAGCCGAGCGACCTGGAGGAGCTAGAACAGTTCGCCCGCACCTTCAAGCAGAGGAGGATCAAACTGGGCTTCACGCAG GGTGACGTGGGGCTGGCAATGGGAAAGCTGTATGGGAACGATTTCAGTCAGACCACCATCTCTCGCTTTGAGGCCCTGAACCTCAGCTTTAAGAACATGTGCAAGCTCAAGCCTCTTCTGGAGAAGTGGCTCACTGATGCtg AGACCATGTCGATGGACAGCACTTTACCCAGCCCcagctccctctcctctccGTCTCTGGGCTTCGAGGGCCTGCCAGCCCGCCGCCGCAAGAAACGCACCAGCATCGAAACCAGCGTGCGAGTGGCTCTGGAGCGCAGCTTCTGCACG AACCAGAAGCCTACCTCAGAGGAGATCCTGCTGATCGCTGAGCAGCTCAACATGGAGAAGGAGGTGATCCGCGTCTGGTTCTGCAACCGCCGGCAGAAAGAAAAACGTATTAACCCCTCCAGCGCCACCCCTCCCCTGCCCAGCCAACCCCAGCCCGCCTCGCACAAACCCCCCTGCTACAGCCCACACATG ATGCCGGGTCAGGGACCATCTCAAGCTGTAACCAGTCTCAGCACAGCAG CAACGACCATGTCCTCCGTTTGTCCCCTGACTCCTACTGGGccctcctccagctccacccCCTCTCCTGTAGCTCCGTCTCCTCGCAGTGACACCAGCCCCATCCCTGCCAGCCACAGCACGATAAGTCTGAACACGAG TTCGTGGCGTCACAAGAACGGTGACGTGTCAAACTACATCACTGATTTTGCAGCAAATCTGAG CTCTGGCAGCCAGTGGTGGCCAACCTCCCATTTCCAGTCTTGA